One Vigna unguiculata cultivar IT97K-499-35 chromosome 7, ASM411807v1, whole genome shotgun sequence genomic region harbors:
- the LOC114192102 gene encoding probable inactive patatin-like protein 9 — MELSKVTLEIFSKLEHKWLSHCKPNNKTRILSIDGGGTTAIVAGEALIHLEDQIRLHTSDPQAQVADFFDIVAGTGIGAILAAMITAGDAFGRPMYTAREAVRIVSERNSELYKFKSGGVFRRRRKISSSSMDSVLKQVFQRKEDGRLLTLKDTCKPLLIPCFDLKSSAPFVFSRADASESPSFDFELWKVCRATSATPSHFKPFDLASVDGKTLCSAVDGGLVMNNPTAAAVTHVLHNKHDFPSVNGVEDLLVLSLGNGSSNTKACENSTCSTPSVVDIVLDGVSETIDQMLGNAFCWNRTDYVRIQAFGLGSKAMRKEEVLKERGLESLPFGGKRLLTETNGNRIDSFVQRLVAAGKPSPPSSPCKDSAVNPLANGR; from the exons atGGAGCTCAGTAAAGTCACCTTAGAGATCTTCTCCAAACTCGAACACAAATGGCTCTCACATTGTAAACCCAACAACAAAACCCGCATTCTCAGCATTGACGGCGGAGGGACCACCGCCATTGTCGCCGGCGAAGCTCTCATCCACCTCGAGGATCAGATCCGTCTCCACACCTCCGATCCCCAAGCACAGGTCGCGGATTTCTTCGACATCGTCGCCGGCACTGGCATTGGCGCCATCCTCGCCGCCATGATCACCGCCGGCGACGCCTTCGGCAGGCCGATGTACACCGCCAGAGAAGCCGTCCGTATCGTCTCCGAGAGGAACTCCGAACTCTATAAGTTCAAATCCGGAGGCGTGTTCCGCCGGCGCCGGAAAATCTCCTCCAGTAGCATGGACAGCGTGTTGAAGCAAGTGTTCCAGAGGAAGGAGGACGGACGGTTGTTGACCTTGAAGGACACGTGTAAACCGCTCCTTATCCCTTGCTTCGACCTCAAGAGTTCCGCGCCGTTCGTCTTTTCGCGCGCCGATGCGTCCGAGTCTCCGAGCTTCGACTTCGAGCTCTGGAAGGTGTGTCGCGCCACGTCAGCGACGCCGAGCCACTTCAAGCCGTTCGACCTGGCTTCCGTCGACGGCAAGACCTTGTGCTCCGCCGTGGACGGCGGCCTGGTGATGAACAACCCTACGGCGGCGGCCGTTACGCACGTTCTCCACAACAAGCACGATTTCCCGTCGGTGAACGGCGTGGAGGATCTCCTGGTCCTTTCCTTGGGGAACGGATCGTCGAACACCAAAGCGTGCGAGAACAGCACGTGCTCCACACCATCGGTGGTTGACATTGTGCTCGACGGCGTTTCCGAGACCATTGACCAGATGTTGGGGAACGCTTTCTGTTGGAACCGTACGGACTACGTCAGAATCCAG GCCTTCGGTTTGGGAAGCAAAGCAATGAGGAAGGAGGAGGTGCTCAAAGAGAGAGGACTGGAGTCGTTACCGTTTGGCGGGAAGCGGTTACTGACGGAGACTAACGGAAACAGAATAGATAGCTTCGTGCAACGTCTTGTTGCAGCCGGAAAACCAAGCCCGCCATCTAGTCCGTGCAAGGATTCCGCCGTCAACCCTCTCGCTAACGGCCGCtag